In Lemur catta isolate mLemCat1 chromosome 1, mLemCat1.pri, whole genome shotgun sequence, one DNA window encodes the following:
- the LSM7 gene encoding U6 snRNA-associated Sm-like protein LSm7: MADKEKKKKESILDLSKYIDKTIRVKFQGGREASGILKGFDPLLNLVLDGTIEYMRDPDDQYKLTEDTRQLGLVVCRGTSVVLICPQDGMEAIPNPFIQQQDT, translated from the exons ATGGCT gacaaagagaagaagaagaaggagagcaTCTTGGACCTGTCCAAGTACATCGACAAGACGATCCGCGTGAAGTTCCAGGGAGGCCGTGAAG CCAGTGGAATCCTGAAAGGGTTCGACCCGCTCCTCAACCTCGTGCTTGACGGGACCATCGAGTACATGCGAG ACCCCGATGACCAGTACAAGCTGACGGAGGACACGCggcagctgggcctggtggtgtgcAGGGGCACATCCGTGGTGCTCATCTGCCCGCAGGACGGCATGGAGGCCATCCCCAACCCCTTCATCCAGCAGCAGGACACCTAG